The following is a genomic window from Bacillus sp. 2205SS5-2.
ATTTGGGCAGCAGCTTCTCGTGTCTTGGACGCAGCGGTTGAAAAGGCCTATAAAGGCGAGCGTAAAATTTCTTGGAAAGAAGTTTATGCAGGAGAGAAAGCATTCAATAAAACAGGTGAATGGCTACCTGCTGAAACTTTAGATACTATTCGTGAATACTTTATCGCAATCAAAGGGCCACTTACTACCCCAGTAGGTGGAGGTATTCGTTCTCTAAACGTAGCTCTTCGTCAAGAATTAGATCTTTTCGTATGTTTACGTCCTGTACGTTATTTTGACGGTGTTCCATCTCCAATTAAGCGCCCTGAAGATACCGATATGGTGATTTTTCGTGAAAACACGGAAGATATTTATGCAGGTATTGAATATGCGGAAGGTTCAGATGAAGTGAAAAAACTGATCAACTTCCTGCAACAAGAAATGGGCGTTTCAAAAATCCGTTTCCCAGAAACATCTGGAATCGGAATCAAGCCCGTTTCTGAAGAGGGAACAAGTAGACTAGTTCGTGCAGCAATTAACTATGCCATTAAAGAGGGTCGTAAATCTGTCACACTAGTTCACAAAGGAAACATCATGAAGTTTACTGAAGGTGCCTTCAAAAATTGGGGTTATGAGCTAGCTGAGAAGGAATTTGGGGACAAAGTCTTTACTTGGGCTCAATACGATAAAATTAAAGAAGC
Proteins encoded in this region:
- the icd gene encoding NADP-dependent isocitrate dehydrogenase, translating into MSQGEKITVQNGVLNVPNHPVVPFIEGDGIGPDIWAAASRVLDAAVEKAYKGERKISWKEVYAGEKAFNKTGEWLPAETLDTIREYFIAIKGPLTTPVGGGIRSLNVALRQELDLFVCLRPVRYFDGVPSPIKRPEDTDMVIFRENTEDIYAGIEYAEGSDEVKKLINFLQQEMGVSKIRFPETSGIGIKPVSEEGTSRLVRAAINYAIKEGRKSVTLVHKGNIMKFTEGAFKNWGYELAEKEFGDKVFTWAQYDKIKEAQGADAANKAQAEAEAAGKIIVKDSIADIFLQQILTRPKEFDVVATMNLNGDYISDALAAQVGGIGIAPGANINYETGHAIFEATHGTAPKYAGLDKVNPSSVILSGVLLLEHLGWTEAASLITASMEKTIASKVVTYDFARLMDGATEVKASEFGTALIENL